The sequence below is a genomic window from Fuerstiella sp..
ATTGAAGTGACATTGTCAATAAAACGTTGCGTCGACAGATTGTAAAGTTTCGTGGTCATGTCACGACCGACAGAAACGAGATGCTGACCGTCAGCGGAAAACACGGTGTCCAGTACCCAGTCGCCATGGGCTCCATTGAAGAAAACCTGTTCACCGGTACGCGAATTGAATGCACGCACAATTGAGTCGGTACAGCCAACGGCAATCAACGCCCCGTCCGGTGACCAACTGACACCGTAGACAGTGTCATAAGTCAACGGTAACGAAAGAGTCAATTGCTGAGTCGTGACATCCCAAACCTGAACTTCACCGGTACGCTCGGGCAAACCACCGGTCACTGCCAGACGATTCCCGTCGGGCGAAAAACTGACAGATTCAATACGGGCAGAAAGACCAATGAGCCGGCCAACCAGCCCGCTGCCATCAGCCCTGTGAATCAGAACTTCATGAAATCCTGAGACCGCCAGCAGCGACCCGTCCGGAGAATAATCGAACGACGTCACAATTGGCTGTCGGGAATAAACCGGAGGGTGATCAACGTCATACTTTTCTTTTGCGTTGTCAGGGGTATCATCAACTGCGCCGGCAGCGATCCACTTGTTAATCAAGTCCAGATCCGGCTGTGAGAGTGGCGTCTTTCCTTTGGGCATCGCCGCTTCTCCGTCAGCGGGCGTAATGAGGTCCACCAGGATACTCTCTTCCGGTTTTCCGGGGACAATTGCGGCGACATCCGATTCGCCACCGGCGAGCAGCCTGACAAAATCGGTCATGACGTATTCACCGCTTTGTCTGGCCGGTTGGTGACATCCCTGACAATGATTCTGAAAAATTGGACGAATCTGTCTGTAATAGCTCACGCTGTCGTCCGCTGCCGCAGTCAGGGACGTCAGCCCGGCGAAAACACCGATGAACACGAAGTGACGTTGTCGCATGGTCAGTGGAATTATCATAGGGATTGAGAAATCAGAAGACGATAGATCTGTCAAACAGCCGAAGAAAAGTGTTACTTCGTAAGTATCTGTCCGGCAGTAACAGGTTGCATGAAAAAAGAATAAATTTCACCCTGTAATTTTACACCACTCACGTTGACCTGCAACCTGCTGGTCGGGTTATGCGCTATGTGGCGAGTAGATCCGTTTTTCGGGGCTTTAGGAATTCACCGGGAGGAGTGCGTTTCCAGTCGGGCACCTTCTTGACACCCGCTTGACCTGTTCGCAGAAACCGTCGCACGCTTTCCCCAACTGAGGAGCCTTCCGGTTCTACTCACTCGATCGCCAGTTCAGGGCCCTCGAACTTGGGATCCTCGGTCTTCGGCCGGTCTTTGAGTCAGGCCCGAAACGACTTAAGTTCTCGTGGCGAAAGAGAAAACGGTTCGCCGGCGATAAGAGTAAGATCCGCCTTCACCTCGATGATGCGTGACTTGCCCTCGGCCAGGTCGGCATCGTGACACTCCATGCAGTTCCGTTCCACAAAAGCCTTTGGCACACGGTCCTTGGCGCACACGCTGAACACAGTGACCCGGCGAGAAACCAAGTCCACGTGAAATGACGGTAGCCATGCCCCATCATTTGTTCCTTAGGGACATCGCCCCGGCGTGGACGACACGCACCTGGTACAGGGAGGTGCGGGCGGTAATGAAGAGAGTCCTGTAGTCCTGGCCGCCAAAGCAAACGTTGGCAGGATTTTCGGGAACCTTTATGGTCTCCAGTTTGTTGCCGTCGGCATCATAGACCAGGACCTGCCCATGGGTGAGGTAGAGATTGCCCTTCACGTCCACCGCCATACCGTCGCTTCCCTCGTCGATGGTGAACAGTTTTTTTCCAAGAGCTCCCTGCTGGCTCACGGCATAGCAGGTCACAGTGTCGGGATAGTCGTGATACTTGGGCTCCGGATGCCGCTTGTGCCCGCCTGTGTCGGCAACGTACAGCCGCAAGCCGTCTGGAGAAAAAACGATACCGTTGGGCATGGCCAGATCCTTGATCAGGGCTTCTACTCTGCCCGTTTCCGGATCCAGCTTGTAGACCCAGTGGCCGGGGATTTCATGCGGTCCGCTCAAACCCCACGGGGGATCCGTGAACCACAGGCTGCCGTCCTTCCAGACGGCCACGTCGTTAGGGGAGTTGAAGCGTTTTCCGTCGAACTTGTCGGCCAGGACCGTTGCCTTGCCGTCCTTCTCGATGCGGATGATGTTCCGGGCTGCATGCTGACACGAAATGATACGGTTTTTCAGGTCGAGGATATTACCGTTGGCCTCCTCGCTTTTGCGAAACACAGACAAGCCACCCTGCTCGCTCCACTGCATGAGCTTGCTGTTCGGGATGTCGGAAAAAACAACCTTGTTTTGTTGCGGCAGCCAGACGGGGCCCTCGGTGAACTTCATGCCCCCGGCCAGTTTCCTGACCTTAGTCCCGTGTTCGACGACGGAAGCGGCCTGGAGTGAGTGTGCCATGGCAGGAAGAGCAACAG
It includes:
- a CDS encoding SMP-30/gluconolactonase/LRE family protein translates to MKTIILSLAVALPAMAHSLQAASVVEHGTKVRKLAGGMKFTEGPVWLPQQNKVVFSDIPNSKLMQWSEQGGLSVFRKSEEANGNILDLKNRIISCQHAARNIIRIEKDGKATVLADKFDGKRFNSPNDVAVWKDGSLWFTDPPWGLSGPHEIPGHWVYKLDPETGRVEALIKDLAMPNGIVFSPDGLRLYVADTGGHKRHPEPKYHDYPDTVTCYAVSQQGALGKKLFTIDEGSDGMAVDVKGNLYLTHGQVLVYDADGNKLETIKVPENPANVCFGGQDYRTLFITARTSLYQVRVVHAGAMSLRNK